The genomic stretch ACTCATATCCGACGCAAATTTACGCGGCTTCTTGAATAAAGATAATGAGTTCAATCACTCACAACACAAAAAATGATTTAGCACTCTCTTCAACTAATCGAACTCTGCGGGTGATAATTCATATCTTTACAGCGTTCCACTAAAGGGTGGAGCAACTGGCTGCTAACCCATGACAAAAATCCTTTTTACACTTTTTGCCTGTCTAATCATATTTATATTACCTGCACAGACTTCACAAAGCCAACCCCTCGCTTATAAAACGGATTCAAGCAAGAAAAAGAGCAATCACAAAGACGCTGAATTTTCCATCTTTCCCAATGCCTCTTCAAACTTTATAAAGATAAGAAGTACCGGTGCGCCACCAGATGCTATATCTGTTCATGACATTGCAGGAACCAAGTTGATGGAAGATAAATCAGGAAGAGTACTGAGTATTTACTCCCTGCCACAAGGGATATACTTCGTGTATGTCCGCTTAGGCAATAAGACAGAAAAAATAAGATTCGAAAAGCTTTAGGCTTTTACTTCCGTTACTTAAAAGGTAACCCCTCCATTCAAGAAAGTAGCGCCCCATCCTGCTTCGGCAAAGACACCAAAGTTGGGTTTAACCCAATAACGAACTCCTGCATGTGGACCAGCCACCAAGAAACCGAATACACCACCACCTGAAAC from Bacteroidota bacterium encodes the following:
- a CDS encoding T9SS type A sorting domain-containing protein, with product MTKILFTLFACLIIFILPAQTSQSQPLAYKTDSSKKKSNHKDAEFSIFPNASSNFIKIRSTGAPPDAISVHDIAGTKLMEDKSGRVLSIYSLPQGIYFVYVRLGNKTEKIRFEKL